DNA from Patescibacteria group bacterium:
ATTGCCAAAGAAATAAAAGGCGTTATTTCTCTCTGGCGCGGGATCATGCGCGACGCTTTGCTCTTGGCGCTGGATTGTCCGGATCTCATGATAAATTCTTGGGCGCGCAGCGAAATCCAGGCCTGGCAGGCAGACTACGGCGCGCCTCGGGTCTCGGGATTTTTGCGGAGTATTGAAGCCGCCGATGAGGCGATCAGTCAGAACGCGAATATCAAATTAGTTTTAGAAAATTTATTGCTTGAATTTTAAATAAAAAAATTAATCAGCGCATTATGAAAAAAATTCTGCCGATAATTGCGATTACATCTCTATTCGCCCTTGCCGGATTGGGCTGCATTAAGATTTCCGGAACATCATCGGGTGAGACCGGGGGGGTCTGGAAAACCGCAGACCAGGGTGAGACCTGGGAGCAGAAAGTGTCTTATCCAACCGCCGAGGGCGTGGGCAAGATCGGGCAAATCAGCGTGCAGACCCTGGCGATCGATCCATCCGATCATCTTGCAATTTATGCCGGCACGGCCGCCGACGGACTTCTTTATACGTACGACGGCGCCGAGACATGGAAATCGGCAAAACAGCTGGATACGGGTTCAGTTTCCAGCGTGACCATCAATCCCGAGAATAAATGCGAAATATACGCGGCGAGCCGCAATAAAGTTTACCGCAGTATTGACTGCAACCGCACCTTTGAACAGGCGTATTATGAAACCCGCGCGAGCGTGAACATTACGGATGTTGAAGTTGACTGGTATAACACCGCCGTGGTTTACGCCGCGACCTCGGAGGGAGATCTCATCAAGAGCCAGGATGCCGGTGCGAGCTGGTCGCCGGTGTACCGCTTCGACGGCGCGATTAATGATTTTATGGTTGATCCATTTGATTCGCGCATGCTTTACGCGGCCACGGAAAATAAGGGATTTTGGAAGAGCTCGGACGGCGGTGCGAGCTGGAATAATTTTGACGAGGTTCTCAAGGAATTTAAAAATTCTAAAGACGTTTATTTTGTCGCCGCGGACAGGACGTCGCAAAATACTGTAATTATCGTGACCAAATACGGGCTTATCCGCACGCTGGATGGCGGCAATACCTGGTCGGCCATTGATCTGCTTACCCCGCCCAGTGAGGCGACGATTACTTCAATCGCGCTAAATCCGCGCGAAGGAAATGAAATTTATTACACTACCGCCAGTACGATCTATAAATCAATTGACGGGGGCGCGAGTTGGATTACCAAGAAAGTTCCGGCCGCCGAGCGCGCCGCGTCTGCGATAATTGTTGATTCGGAAAATAACAAGGTCATCTATCTTGGCGTGAAAGAGGTCGCGAAGCAGGGTTATTAAAAAGTAATTATATGATTGCAATAATTTTAAAGAACGAGGAGGAATTCAAAAAAGTAATCGAGCATTTCAGGACCGATATCAGCTCGCTACGCACCGGCCGCGCCAACCCGGCGCTTGTGGAAAATATTCAGATCAAGGCGTACGGCTCCATGATGGAAATAAAAGGGCTCGCTTCAATCACGATTCCGGATCCAAAAACAATTGTCATCGATCCCTGGGACAAAAGTATTCTCAAGGATGTTGAAAAGGGAATTACCGAAGCGAACATCGGCATCAACCCCGTGGTTGACGGAACTATCGTCCGTTTGAGTATGCCGCTCATGACCGAAGAAAACCGCAAGGAGATGGTGAAGATTCTGAAGCAAAAAAGCGAGCAGTCGCGCGTCAGCTTGCGCGGCATCCGCGAAAAAGTAAAAAACGCGATCATCCAGGCCGAGGAGGCCAAGGAAATCAGCGAAGACGAGCGTTTTCGCGCGCAGGAGGACCTGGATAAATATGTCGGCGGATTCAATTCGGAGATTGACAAAATGACCGAGGAGAAAGAAAAAGAAATAATGACAATTTAAATATGGCAAAAAAAGAATTAAATTCAATGGAAAAAATTGTGGCATTCTGCAAGCGGCGCGGATTTATTTTTCAGTCATCCGAAATCTACGGCGGATTCGCGAGCTGTTACGATTACGGCCCGCTCGGCGTCGAGTTGAAAAATAACATCAAGCGCGCCTGGTGGAGGTCCATGGTGCAGGAGAACCCTGACATTGTCGGTCTTGATGCCTCGATCCTGATGTCGCCCAAAGTATGGGAAGCTTCGGGGCATATGGGTTCCGGATTCACCGACCCCATGGCGGAATGCAAAAAATGCCATAAGCGCTTCCGGCCCGACAAGATCGAAAATCCCAAGTCATGTCCGGAATGCGGTGGAGAGCTGGGGGGGGCAAAACCGTTCAATCTTCTGGTAAAAACATTCATCGGGCCAGTTGAGGATACCGCCTCGGTGGCATATCTGCGTGGAGAAACTTGTCAGGGGATTTACGTTAATTTTGAAAATGTGCGCGAATCAATGCGGCTAAAACTGCCGTTCGGCATCGCCCAGATCGGAAAATCATTTCGCAATGAAATCACACCCGGAAATTTTATCTTCCGCATGCGCGAATTTGAGCAGATGGAAATGCAATATTTTGTGAATCCCAAAGAAAAAGCGGGGCACTTTAAACGCTGGAAAGATGCTCGGATGCAATGGTATCTTGATTATGGAATGAATAAGAAGAACTTAAAATTTTACGAACAGAAAAAAGAAGAATTGGCCCACTATTCAAGCGCGGCTTTCGATATTGAATACGAATTTCCTTTTGGTCTCGATGAACTCGAGGGCATTCATGACCGCGGGGACTGGGATCTTTCAAATCATTCCAAACATAGCGGTAAGGACCTGCGGTATTTCAACGAAGAGACTAAGGAAAAATATTTTCCCCACGTTGTCGAGACCTCGGCCGGAGCCGATCGCGCCACCCTGGCATTTTTGATTGATGCCTATAGCGTGGTTGAGGGTGGACGTACCACCACCACCGAAAGCGCCAAAGAAGAAGAAGTCGTATTGAGGCTTGATAAAAGGCTGTCGCCGATTAAAGTCGCCGTATTGCCGCTTTCAAAAAAAGAGGAGCTGGCCTCGCCGTGTCGAAAGATTTACGAGGAGCTTGCTCGTCACTGGATGGTTCAGTATGATGAAACCGGTTCAATCGGCCGGCGTTACCGCCGCCAGGATGAAATCGGCACCCCCTACTGTATTACCTTTGATTTTGATTCGCTCGAGGACAAGTCCGTGACGGTCCGCGACCGCGATACCATGGAGCAGGAGAGAATCAAAATAGGTGATCTCGCGGATTATCTCGCAGAAAAACTCAATGTATAAATTATCAAAATTAAAAAACGGCATCCGGTTTCTTTCGGTGCCGGTGGCCGGTACGAGCGCGGTTACGGTTTTTGTTTTATGCCGCGTCGGTTCGCGCTACGAAACTCCGAATCTCGCCGGCGCCTCTCATTTCATCGAACATCTGATGTTCAAAGGTACGGCGCGTCGGCCGACTACGCTTGATATCTCGCGCGAGCTTGATGGCATCGGCGCCGAATACAACGCCATGACTTCAAAAGACTGGACCGGCTATTACGTTAAGGCAAGTTCGCGCCATCTGCCGCTTGCCCTGGATGTTTTGTCCGACATGCTCTGGAATTCAAAATTTGATGAACAGGAATACGCTCGCGAAAAAGGTGTTATCATTGAAGAGATCAACATGTACGAAGATAATCCTAATATGCGCCTTGATTCTCTTTTGGAAGAAGCCATGTTTCCCGGGAATACGCTCGGCCGGGACATCGCCGGAACCCGCGAGAGTATCACGCGCATGAAACGCGGCGAAGTTATCGCGTATCGCGACCGGTTCTACGCGCCGCGCAACACCGTGGTCATCGCGGCCGGCGATATTGCCGGCGCTGCGCCTCGGGTCAAAAAGATTTTTGAAAATCTTGGCGTAAAAACTAAGCTCAAACCGCTCCGTTTTAAAAATTTTTACGGATTAACAAAATCTGCGTTCTTGCGCTGCCGCATCCAGCACAAAAAAACCAAACAGATTCATCTCGCCCTGGGATTTCCGGGGCTGCCGCATGACCACCGTGATTTGTCCGCGCTCACGCTCGGGAGCGTTATCCTCGGCGGCACCATGAGCTCGCGTCTTTTTATTGCGATCCGTGAACGTGAGGGCCTGGCGTACTACGTCAATTCATCGGTTGATTGTTATGAGGACGCCGGTATTTTTTCAATCCGCGCCGGGCTGGATACGTCGCGCCTTGTCAAAGCCGCTTCCATATTGATTGCGGAAATCGAAAAATTTAAAAAATTCGGCCCCACGGCCGAAGAGGTCCGCCGCGCTAAGGACACGGTACGCGGCAAGTTTGAGCTCGCGCTTGAAGATTCGGCGAATCAGGCCGATTTCTATGGTAAGCAAGCCCTGCTCATGAAACGCATCAAGACTCCGCAGGAAAAACTTCGGGAAATTCAGCGCGTTTCTGGCGCGGATATCGTGCGGGTCGCGGCCCGGATATTTGACTGGCGCCGCGCCGGCATCGCGATAATCGGACCATACCACCGTCCCTCGGATATTACAAAATATTTTAAAGTATAGTATGAACAATAAAATAATAATAGCCAACTGGAAAACATATTTATCCGTTTTTGAATCCGAAGAAATCGTGAGAGAGGTTTTGAAATTCGTAAAAAAACAAAAAGACATGCCCGAGCTCGTTTTTTGCCCGACATTTACGGCAATTCCGTCGGTTGCGAAAATTATCGGCGGCTCTGGAAAAATGAAACTTGGTGCGCAGAACATGAACTGGCGCGACCGCGGACCCTTTACCGGCGAAGTCTCGCCAATCACGCTTAAGGAATTCGGCTGCGAGTTTGTTATTCTTGGTCATTCGGAACGGAGAGTACATTATCACGAGACCGATCTCGAAATCCATGAGCGCATCAAACTCGCTCTGGAATACGGTCTGATCCCGGTGGTCTGCGTCGGCGAAACTGCGGAGGAAAGGCGAGCCGGACGTCGCGACGAAGTGGTGCGTCGTCAGGTAACCGAATCGCTCGGCATCCTTGACCTCAAGGGCAGTGAGCGTATTATTATTGCGTATGAGCCGGTTTGGGCAATCGGTTCCGGCCAGGCCGTCGCCGCCGATGACGTCGAAAGTTCGCATATGTCAATCAGGCAGACCATTATTGATAATTATTCCGAATCGGAATTTAATCTGCATTTTCAAATTATTTACGGAGGCAGCGTCGATGCCGCAAATCTTGAAGGCTTTCTGGAAAAGGAAATCGTGAGCGGCGTGCTCGTCGGGTCAGCAAGTTCTCGGACAGAAAGCCTAATCAGTATCATCGATGGCTGTATAAATTATTAAGTATGATTTATTGGATTTGTTTAATTGTCTTAGTGATCGCGGTTGTCGTTATCGCGGTGATCATATTCCGTAAATTTTCGCATCTTGCAATTATCGACGTCGATACAATGATTCATGAAAAACAGGCAAAGATAAAGGAAGATATTATCTGGCGCCGGGTCGCGAGAAAAACCAAGGAGCGTAGCGAGCCAATTATTTCGGTCGCTTCGGAAATAAAAAGGGGAGTTGGTGTATTTTTGGAAAATATTTACAAGCGTGCCAAGGTTCTTGAAAAAAAGTATGCCATGGAACGCCGTGCCTCAAAGGCGTCGCGTCCGGTATCCGCACCCGCATCGCAGATTGGTGCCATCGTGAGCGAAGCGGAATCGTTATTTGATCAGGGGAAAATGGCCGAGGCTGAAGAAAAATACATTGAAGCCATCGGAATCGACGGCCGTAATCCCGAAGCGTATTGGGGGCTTGGAAAAGTCTATATTGAAACAAAACAGTTTGACGAAGCCAAGCAGTCTTTGGATTTTTTAATAAAACTCGGCAAGGCCGACGACCGCGTGTACGAGACTCTGGGGGACATCGCGTTTTCAGAGAACCGATATAAAGACGCTAAGGAATATTATCTTATCGCCATCGCGAGAAATGATTCAGTCGTAAAATATTACTTATCGCTTGCCAAAACCTATGCCGCTCTGGACGATCGCTCGAATGCGCAGTCCACGCTCTTTGAAGCCAGGGAGATAGAGCCGAAGAACCCGAAAACCCTTGACTTCCTGATAGAAAATAGTATAATATTAGGCAACAAAGAGCAGGCGCAGCGGATTTTTGAAGAATTTCGCGCCCTGAATCCGGAAAATCCCAAATTTTCAGAATGGGAAATGGCCATTGAAAAGATGAAGAAATAATTTGCCCAAGTAGCTCCTGCCTTCGTCCCGACTTCGTCGGGACTTCGGCAAGGCAAGCAGTTGGCACCCGCCCGCCACGCAAGCCGAGCTTGCGAGGCGTTGCGGGCGGGGAGCAACTCCACACATTTCATAAAAAAATAATTTTTTGCCCAAGTAGCTCAGTTGGCAGAGCAACTCCATGGTAAGGAGTAGGTCAGCAGTTCAAATCTGCTCTTGGGCTCCACTGCGGGTGGTTACCAAAGCAGTCAACTGGGGCAGACTGTAAATCTGCTGGCTCACGCCTTCGTAGGTGCGAATCCTACACCACCCACCACGCTGATGTAGCTCAGTGGTAAGAGCAACGGTTTTGCCTGCCCGCCATAGCCCAAGCCGATGTAGCTCAGTGGTAGAGCAACGGTTTTGTAAACCGTAGGTCGTGGGTTCAAATCCCACCGTCGGCTAAGGCGACGGCAGGCGGGTAAACCGTAGGTCGTGGGTTCAAATCCCACCGTCGGCTCCATAGATAATTATTTACGAATACCGTAAGCCTATGTCGCAAGAAAATTTGATTAAGTTAGAGTGTGCTGATTGCAAAAAAATCAACTACTACTCAAAAAAGAACAAGAAAAAACTGAAAGAAAGGCTGCAGATGAAAAAATTCTGTAAAACCTGCAAGAAGCACACCGGCCATAAAGAAACCAAATAATCTGGTTTCTTTAAGTATGGGGGCGTAATTCAGTGGCAGAATGTCGGTCTCACCCGTCGCTCGCGAGCGACGGGTGTCTCCAAAACCGAATGAGCAAACAAGATTTATCAAAAGAGTTTAAATTCATGGGGGCGTAATTCAGTGGCAGAATGTCGGTCTCCAAAACCGAATACGTGGGTTCGATTCCTACCGCCCCTGCCAAAAAATTCATCCCGATCGCGGGGTGAATTTTTTGATATAGCAAAGGTAGGAATCGAAGGGCGCGAGAACCCCGACGAAATGTCGGGGTGGTGCGCAGCGCCCCGGACCGCGAGTCGGAGCGAGCGGGATTCCTACCGCCCCTGCCAAAAAATCCTCTCGTAAGAAAGGTTTTTTTGTTTTAACAAAGAATCCCGACTTTCGTCGGGATTCTCTTAAGATCGAGCTATCCAATTAGTATTGTCTTGGAGGTCGATTTTTTCGCATTTCGCGATGGCAGTCTTTGCAGAGCAGCCGATCGAGACGGGCCGGATCCGGTTCAAAAGGCAGTTCTGTGATCTCGGCTCCGCATTTGGAGCAGACCCAGGTGCCCTTGAACATCTGGCGCGGTGCGAAATTGTTGTCGCTGTACATTTTCGTTGACCTTATGTTTTGCTCTTCTTAACCATCCAAGACATTAATATATGTAAATATATAATACGGATTATTAAGCTTACGCAAAACTTATGAATTATGAGCCTATTATAGCACAATAGTCCATATCTGTCAAGCCGCCGCGGGGCGCTCGCTGTTGATTCGCGCAATTGGCGTATCAAGTCTTTTCGGATATAATAATAACATATTTTTTATGTCAGCGATTTTCATACAACTAAGTTTGGTTTTGGCCGTGGCAGTGGCGGCTTCACTCATCATGAGGTTACTGCGTCAACCGCTCATCATCGGCTATATCATCACCGGCATCATCGTCGGGCCGATGGTCCTGGGTTTGGTGCGGCAGGGCGATTCGATTGAGGCGTTTGCCCACATCGGGGTCGCACTGCTTCTTTTTATTGTCGGCTTGGGGCTTCATCCTAAAATGATTCGCGATGTCGGGGGAGTGGCGGTGGTGACCGGACTCGGACAGATTATATTTACCACGGTCATCGGCTGGGTAATCGGTGTTTTGCTCGGCTATGCGTC
Protein-coding regions in this window:
- the rpmG gene encoding 50S ribosomal protein L33, producing the protein MSQENLIKLECADCKKINYYSKKNKKKLKERLQMKKFCKTCKKHTGHKETK
- a CDS encoding glycine--tRNA ligase codes for the protein MAKKELNSMEKIVAFCKRRGFIFQSSEIYGGFASCYDYGPLGVELKNNIKRAWWRSMVQENPDIVGLDASILMSPKVWEASGHMGSGFTDPMAECKKCHKRFRPDKIENPKSCPECGGELGGAKPFNLLVKTFIGPVEDTASVAYLRGETCQGIYVNFENVRESMRLKLPFGIAQIGKSFRNEITPGNFIFRMREFEQMEMQYFVNPKEKAGHFKRWKDARMQWYLDYGMNKKNLKFYEQKKEELAHYSSAAFDIEYEFPFGLDELEGIHDRGDWDLSNHSKHSGKDLRYFNEETKEKYFPHVVETSAGADRATLAFLIDAYSVVEGGRTTTTESAKEEEVVLRLDKRLSPIKVAVLPLSKKEELASPCRKIYEELARHWMVQYDETGSIGRRYRRQDEIGTPYCITFDFDSLEDKSVTVRDRDTMEQERIKIGDLADYLAEKLNV
- the tpiA gene encoding triose-phosphate isomerase, with the protein product MNNKIIIANWKTYLSVFESEEIVREVLKFVKKQKDMPELVFCPTFTAIPSVAKIIGGSGKMKLGAQNMNWRDRGPFTGEVSPITLKEFGCEFVILGHSERRVHYHETDLEIHERIKLALEYGLIPVVCVGETAEERRAGRRDEVVRRQVTESLGILDLKGSERIIIAYEPVWAIGSGQAVAADDVESSHMSIRQTIIDNYSESEFNLHFQIIYGGSVDAANLEGFLEKEIVSGVLVGSASSRTESLISIIDGCINY
- the frr gene encoding ribosome recycling factor translates to MIAIILKNEEEFKKVIEHFRTDISSLRTGRANPALVENIQIKAYGSMMEIKGLASITIPDPKTIVIDPWDKSILKDVEKGITEANIGINPVVDGTIVRLSMPLMTEENRKEMVKILKQKSEQSRVSLRGIREKVKNAIIQAEEAKEISEDERFRAQEDLDKYVGGFNSEIDKMTEEKEKEIMTI
- a CDS encoding YCF48-related protein; the encoded protein is MKKILPIIAITSLFALAGLGCIKISGTSSGETGGVWKTADQGETWEQKVSYPTAEGVGKIGQISVQTLAIDPSDHLAIYAGTAADGLLYTYDGAETWKSAKQLDTGSVSSVTINPENKCEIYAASRNKVYRSIDCNRTFEQAYYETRASVNITDVEVDWYNTAVVYAATSEGDLIKSQDAGASWSPVYRFDGAINDFMVDPFDSRMLYAATENKGFWKSSDGGASWNNFDEVLKEFKNSKDVYFVAADRTSQNTVIIVTKYGLIRTLDGGNTWSAIDLLTPPSEATITSIALNPREGNEIYYTTASTIYKSIDGGASWITKKVPAAERAASAIIVDSENNKVIYLGVKEVAKQGY
- a CDS encoding tetratricopeptide repeat protein, which translates into the protein MIYWICLIVLVIAVVVIAVIIFRKFSHLAIIDVDTMIHEKQAKIKEDIIWRRVARKTKERSEPIISVASEIKRGVGVFLENIYKRAKVLEKKYAMERRASKASRPVSAPASQIGAIVSEAESLFDQGKMAEAEEKYIEAIGIDGRNPEAYWGLGKVYIETKQFDEAKQSLDFLIKLGKADDRVYETLGDIAFSENRYKDAKEYYLIAIARNDSVVKYYLSLAKTYAALDDRSNAQSTLFEAREIEPKNPKTLDFLIENSIILGNKEQAQRIFEEFRALNPENPKFSEWEMAIEKMKK
- a CDS encoding pitrilysin family protein → MYKLSKLKNGIRFLSVPVAGTSAVTVFVLCRVGSRYETPNLAGASHFIEHLMFKGTARRPTTLDISRELDGIGAEYNAMTSKDWTGYYVKASSRHLPLALDVLSDMLWNSKFDEQEYAREKGVIIEEINMYEDNPNMRLDSLLEEAMFPGNTLGRDIAGTRESITRMKRGEVIAYRDRFYAPRNTVVIAAGDIAGAAPRVKKIFENLGVKTKLKPLRFKNFYGLTKSAFLRCRIQHKKTKQIHLALGFPGLPHDHRDLSALTLGSVILGGTMSSRLFIAIREREGLAYYVNSSVDCYEDAGIFSIRAGLDTSRLVKAASILIAEIEKFKKFGPTAEEVRRAKDTVRGKFELALEDSANQADFYGKQALLMKRIKTPQEKLREIQRVSGADIVRVAARIFDWRRAGIAIIGPYHRPSDITKYFKV